In Vibrio pomeroyi, the genomic window CAACAAAAATAATCGAGCTAAACGAGAGCAACTGCTGAATGCGAAATCAGCCCCCCAGAGAACGCATTGCTAACGAAACAACTACAACGAAAAACGAAACGAAAGAGCAATAAAGGGCGCATAAAGCGCCCTTCTCTTTGTTAACCTAAAACCACTTCTACCGTGTGCTCACCCGATGTAAATACCGGTGCTTTGTTGCCTGAAATCAGGTCACCATTGACCTTCATCTCAACCACACCTTTACACACGTTATTCGGGTTCGTGACATGAATATTGTATGTTGCACCGCGGAACTGACGACGGACTTTAAACTCCGGCCACTCAGCCGGAATACAAGGATCCACCAGCAAGCCATCCACTTCAGGACGAACACCCAGAATCCACTGCGTACCTGCAACGTATGTCCAAGATGAAGTGCCAGACAGCCATGCATTACGACCTAAGCCGAACTGCTTATGTTCGTCACCCAAGATGTTTTGTGGGTAGCAGTATGGTTCAGACTCAAAGGTATCAATGTCGTCGTTCTTAGAAGCCGGATTAATTTGACGGTAGTACTCGTAAGCACGTTCGCCATTGCCCATTTTCGCTTCTGCAATCATCACCCATGGGTTTGAATGCAGGAATATACCGCCATTCTCTTTCGCACCCGGTGGATATGTCGAAACGCCACCTAATTGCGGATCAAAGCCGTTGTAACCCGGCGTTGAAAGCTTGATACCATTAGTCGTGTTTAGCTTGTTGTAAACCGAATCTAGCGCCTGAGTGGCACGCTCTTGTGTTGCGAAACCAGAAATCACAGGCCAGCTTTGACCATTAGTGTAGATCTGCCCTTGCTCGTTCTTGTGAGAACCAATCGGCAGGCCTTGCTCATCAAAGTAACGCACAAACCATTCGCCATCCCAACCGCATTCATTCACTGTGCTCTGCATCTGTTGGTACTGATCTTTGAACTTAGCAGTTAGATCCACGTCGCCACGCAGGTCACAAAGGTCCAGCATATCAAGCAGGGCTTTGCCGTACATGTTGGCTACCATCATCGACTCAGCGCCCGTTGGTAGGTTCACCGTGTCATTCCAGTCTGCAAAACCTAATAACGGTAGACCGTGCTCACCGGTATTGGTGTAAGTAAACTCAATCGCGCGGCACAAGTGATTCCACACGGTTCCAGTTTCAACTGGGTTGCCCGCTTTGTCTTTTTGATAAAACGGGATCGCTTTGTTCAAGAAGTCAGCGTTGCCCGTTTCTTTCACATATTGAGTCACCGCGTAGATGATCCACAAGTGATCATCACCATAATAGTCAGGGCGATCTTCTTCTTCACGCGAGTCACCCGCGTTCGCTTCCATCGTTGACGGGAAGAACTGGTGCATCGCAGAACCATTGGTGTTTTGCACGGACAGTAGACGCTCAATGAACTCGCGCGCCTCTTCTGGCATATGAGTAATCACGCCCAACGTATCTTGCGAAGAATCGCGGAAACCGATGCCACGTGCACCATAGCCAAGTTGATACAAAGACAGGTAACGAGACCAATTCTTGGTGGTGTGACACTGACGCGGGTTGTGGACGTTAAGCATTGAGTTCATTGCTGGATCTGGCGTTTCAACCTGAACTGCTTGTAGGTAAGAGTCCCAGTGTTCAGCCAGTTCAGCGAAGGCCGAATCGACCACTTGGTGGTCACGGTATTTAGCCAATAGAGGCAATGCAGCGTCTAGGCTCTCTTCTTGTGCAATTTGTACAACCGTACGCTCTGTCTGCTCTGGAGATAACCATCCTAAACGCAGATTTAGTGCACCTATATTGTCGCCGCGCAAACACTCGGTGTTACCAAGCTCGTCGTTTTCTAACGCTTGCGGCGCAGCCCAAGTGCCATAACCAAACTGGCCTAGGAATGATTGGCGGTCACCGTCAAATGAAGTCGCAGGGCGATCCGCGGTCATCAAGTTTACGGCGTAGTCGCGCTTCATGAAGGCATACTGCTCAAGTACGGTGTGACCCGATTCTTGTTGGTGTGCTTTTAACGTCATGGTTTGTGGAACCCAATCGGCATTCAACAGTTGCTTAAGTGCATCGAAGTGTGTGAATTCGTAGACTGGCACTACATCAACGTGTAGCGCTTTGTCTGAAATGTTGGTGACTTTGATGTCTTGTAATAGTACTTGGTCAGCTTTCGGTACGAAGAACGTCGCTTCACAACGCACACCAAACGCTTCTGCAATGATGGTGGTGTAAGACAAGCCTGTGTGGTTTTCAAACTTATCAAGCGGCTTCAAGGTTGGTGTATAGAAAGGTGAGAACACCTCTACGTTACCTGCTTCATCACGCACCTTAAGGTACATGGTCGAGCCTTTGAAATCTGAGTTTGGTAGTTGTGCAATGTACTTGGTAATACGGTTCAGTGCAGGGTCACCTTTACACAACAACACACCGCCGTTGCTATCAACAATGCCACCAAAATCTAATGTGCCCACATAGTTACACCATTTGATCGGTGTGCATGGTGTGGTTGCTACGTATTCTTTGTTTTTATCGTCAAAATATCCGAATTTCATCATCACTATCCCTAGCCCCTCCCAAATCAGGAGGAGCCAAAACAATTTGTCGTAAGTTGGTTGGTGTCAGCTCACTGGCTGATTTAAATTAACTGGCTAGCTCGCTAGCGAGTTCTCACTCAGTGCGTCAAACAGGTGGAAAGCATCCAAATCCAAGTAAAGAGTCAGCTCTTTCACATCTACCTCAGCAGCTTGGGTTTCAACCATCAGCGGTTGGCCGCCGATTTCTGTTTTCAGAAGAATGCTCGCGCCCAACAGTTCCTTGTCTTTGATTTTCACAGGGAATGGCAGTACGCGATCGTGATCCACTTGCTCGGCACGTAGGTGAATGTCTGTTGGACGAACACCAAAATGCAGCGCTAGGTTTTTAGACGCCAGAGACTTAAAGCGCTCCGGCAGTGGGATATGAACATCGCCAAGTTCAACGAAGTATTCACCCTCTTTTTCAATCAGCTTCGCTTCCAACATGTTCATTGACGGGTTACCAATGAATTGCGCGACAAATTTGTTAGCTGGGCGTTGGAACACCTCGGTTGGTGTACCCACTTGAGCAACATAACCGTCTTTCAGGATCACGATGCGATCTGCTAGCGTCATCGCTTCGATCTGGTCGTGTGTTACGTATATCGTTGTGGTTTTAAGCTCGCGGTGTAGGTGCTTAATCTCTTCACGCATCACGCCACGCAGTTTGGCATCGAGGTTAGATAACGGCTCATCAAACAAGAACACTTTCGGTGTACGAACCATCGCACGGCCCATTGCTACACGCTGACGTTGACCACCAGAAAGCTCTTTCGGCTTACGGTTCAGTAGAGGATCAAGCTCTAGCATCTTCGCCGCTTTTAGTACTTCTACATCGATTTCTGCTTTCGGCATGCCTTTCAGTTTTAGTGCAAAGGCGATGTTCTCGTAAACCGTCATGTGTGGGTACAGCGCGTAGCTTTGGAATACCATCGCTAAGTCACGGTCTTTAGCATCGACCTTGTTCATCACTTTGCCACCAACCACGATGTCACCAGAGCTGATACTCTCTAGGCCTGCAAGCATACGTAGTGTGGTCGACTTACCACAACCAGATGGGCCAAGGAAAACCACGAACTCGCCGTCTTCAACCGTAAAATCAAACTCTTTTACAACCTCAACATCACCGAATGATTTTTTGATGTTCTTAAATTCTACTTTAGCCATTATCTGTTCTCCTCAGCGCGCTCTTGAAGCATGTTTCGGTACGCAATTGCGCTCTGTTTCAGTGTTCTTTCTTGGGTGGTGTAATCAACATGAACAATGCCAAAACGCTGGCAATAGCCGAATGCCCACTCAAAGTTATCCATCAGGCTCCACGCGAAGTAACCATCCACTTTCACACCGGCTTCAACTGCGTTGTGAACCGCTTCGATGTGGCCTTGGAAGTAACGAACACGTTGGTCATCCATCACTTGTCCGTTAACACGCTCATCGTTACCTGCAGCACCGTTCTCTGTGATGTAGATAGGCGGCATGTTTTCGTAGCGAGCATCCAGTCTTACCAATAAATCGGTTAAACCTTGTGGGTTAATTTCCCAGCCGATGTAGGTGTGTTCAGCGTCAGTCTGTTTTACTGATTCAATGTCGCCGTTCTCGTTGAATCGAGCGACATTGCGTGTGTAGTAGTTGATACCGATGTAATCAACAGGAGCACTAATGATGTCTAGATCGCCTTCTAGAATCATCGGCATGTTCATCGCTTGGCGTTCGACAACCAGTTGTGGGTATTCACCCTTCAATACTGGGTCGATGAACCAATGGTAGTTCTCAGCTTCACAGTAGTCTGCAGCACCTTGGTCTTGTGGTGTTAATGGGTAAGCCGGCGTCGCGTTAAATACCACACCATGCTTAGCATGAGGCGCATTCTTACGCAGAATCGGCATAGCCAAACCGTGTGCCAACATTAGGTGGTGAGACGCTAAGTAGCCCTCTTTCTCACCCTTGATGCCTGGCGCATGTTCGCCCCAACGGTAACCTAGGAACGCAGACACAAACGGTTCGTTCAATGTTGTGTAAACATCAATCTTGTCGCCAAAGTAGTTACTCACCACTTCTGCGTATTCTGCGAACTTGTAAGATGTTTCACGGTTTAGCCAACCACCTTTGTCTTCAAGATATTGCGGAAGATCCCAGTGATAAAGCGTTACGTAAACCTTCATGCCACGAGCATGACACTCATCGATGATCTGCTCATAGAACTCTAAGCCTTGCTGATTCACCACACCGTCTTGCGGCAGGATACGTGGCCATGCAATGGAAAGGCGGTAAGCATCAACGCCTAAGCCTTGAATCATCTCTATGTCTTGTTGCCACAAATGGTAGTGATCGCACGCCACGTCACCATTGTCGCCGTTATCTACCTTACCCGGCTTCTTACAAAACGTGTCCCAGATAGACGGTGTACGACCGCCCTCTTCAACGCCGCCTTCAATTTGGTATGAAGATGTCGCGACACCGAATACAAATTCCTTACTGCGTAACTTTGAATCACTTGGAAGTTGAAATTTATTCATTGTTATAACCCTTAAACCTAACCTTTAACTGCGCCGGACGTTAAACCACTGATCATCTGTTTCGATGCGAACAGGTATGTAATCACGAGTGGTAAAATAGAAATTGTGGTACCTAGCATTACCGCGCCCCATGGCGTATTCGGAATACCTTGAACACTTCGTAGTGCTTGTGTGATGACGTAATTGTCAGGGTTGTTTAGCACTACAAGAGGCTGCATAAACATGTTCCAGAAGAAGACGAACTGCACGATAGCGAGTGTTGCTAGTGCTGGTTTCATCAGTGGTAGCACCACACTCCAGTACGTTCTGAACTCACCTGCGCCATCTAACTTCGCCGCTTCTAGCAGCTCTTTAGGAATCGATGCAATCACGTGCTGACGCATCAAGAAGATACCAAATGGTGTGGTGGTGAACGGTAGCCATACCGCCATGTGGTTATCCAGCAAGCCTAAGAATTTCACGATCATGAAGTAAGGGATCAGGCTAAGCACAGGCGGAATCGCCATTGAGCCAACCAGCATGCCGAACAACACGTTCTTACCGCGGAACTTAAACACAGCAAATGCGTAGCCACCCATGCTACAAAACAGCAGCGAGATGGTGGTGCCTAAGAAAGCCACGTAGATCGAGTTAAACATCGCTTTCCAAAACGGCATGATTTCCAGCAGTTTTGCGTAGTTCACCATCAGGCTATCGCCAATCGCAAAGCTGATGCCCGAGCCGAAGATCTCCGAACGGTCACGAGTTGAAAGCAGAGCTGACCACACAAACGGGAACACCGTAATGATTGCGGAAACAATCAGTAATATGCCGAGCATGACCATCAAGATCTTAGTCATGATGTACATGGTGCGTTCGCTTGGCATTAGGCCACTTAGTGGTGAGGTATTTGTCTTAATTGATGTCGACATCTTAATGTTCCCCTAAGCCTTTCTTACCGAAGAATAAAAACTGAACCAAAGTACAAGACGCGATGAGTGCAAACAGAAGCCATGAAATCGCTGACGCTGTGCCCATTTCTAACCATTCCCAACCCACTTTGTAGAGGTACATAGAGATAGTTAAACCAGATTGACCCGTACCACCTGTGCCACGCGTTAGAACGAACGGTTCTTCAAACATTTGCAGGTTACCGATGATGGTCATGGTGATTGCAAAGAAGATGAATGGACGAATCATTGGTAGTGAGATGTTCCAGAAGCGGCGGAAAGCGTTAGCACCGTCCATACGAGCAGCTTCTAAAATG contains:
- a CDS encoding GH36-type glycosyl hydrolase domain-containing protein produces the protein MMKFGYFDDKNKEYVATTPCTPIKWCNYVGTLDFGGIVDSNGGVLLCKGDPALNRITKYIAQLPNSDFKGSTMYLKVRDEAGNVEVFSPFYTPTLKPLDKFENHTGLSYTTIIAEAFGVRCEATFFVPKADQVLLQDIKVTNISDKALHVDVVPVYEFTHFDALKQLLNADWVPQTMTLKAHQQESGHTVLEQYAFMKRDYAVNLMTADRPATSFDGDRQSFLGQFGYGTWAAPQALENDELGNTECLRGDNIGALNLRLGWLSPEQTERTVVQIAQEESLDAALPLLAKYRDHQVVDSAFAELAEHWDSYLQAVQVETPDPAMNSMLNVHNPRQCHTTKNWSRYLSLYQLGYGARGIGFRDSSQDTLGVITHMPEEAREFIERLLSVQNTNGSAMHQFFPSTMEANAGDSREEEDRPDYYGDDHLWIIYAVTQYVKETGNADFLNKAIPFYQKDKAGNPVETGTVWNHLCRAIEFTYTNTGEHGLPLLGFADWNDTVNLPTGAESMMVANMYGKALLDMLDLCDLRGDVDLTAKFKDQYQQMQSTVNECGWDGEWFVRYFDEQGLPIGSHKNEQGQIYTNGQSWPVISGFATQERATQALDSVYNKLNTTNGIKLSTPGYNGFDPQLGGVSTYPPGAKENGGIFLHSNPWVMIAEAKMGNGERAYEYYRQINPASKNDDIDTFESEPYCYPQNILGDEHKQFGLGRNAWLSGTSSWTYVAGTQWILGVRPEVDGLLVDPCIPAEWPEFKVRRQFRGATYNIHVTNPNNVCKGVVEMKVNGDLISGNKAPVFTSGEHTVEVVLG
- a CDS encoding ABC transporter ATP-binding protein, with product MAKVEFKNIKKSFGDVEVVKEFDFTVEDGEFVVFLGPSGCGKSTTLRMLAGLESISSGDIVVGGKVMNKVDAKDRDLAMVFQSYALYPHMTVYENIAFALKLKGMPKAEIDVEVLKAAKMLELDPLLNRKPKELSGGQRQRVAMGRAMVRTPKVFLFDEPLSNLDAKLRGVMREEIKHLHRELKTTTIYVTHDQIEAMTLADRIVILKDGYVAQVGTPTEVFQRPANKFVAQFIGNPSMNMLEAKLIEKEGEYFVELGDVHIPLPERFKSLASKNLALHFGVRPTDIHLRAEQVDHDRVLPFPVKIKDKELLGASILLKTEIGGQPLMVETQAAEVDVKELTLYLDLDAFHLFDALSENSLAS
- a CDS encoding GH1 family beta-glucosidase: MNKFQLPSDSKLRSKEFVFGVATSSYQIEGGVEEGGRTPSIWDTFCKKPGKVDNGDNGDVACDHYHLWQQDIEMIQGLGVDAYRLSIAWPRILPQDGVVNQQGLEFYEQIIDECHARGMKVYVTLYHWDLPQYLEDKGGWLNRETSYKFAEYAEVVSNYFGDKIDVYTTLNEPFVSAFLGYRWGEHAPGIKGEKEGYLASHHLMLAHGLAMPILRKNAPHAKHGVVFNATPAYPLTPQDQGAADYCEAENYHWFIDPVLKGEYPQLVVERQAMNMPMILEGDLDIISAPVDYIGINYYTRNVARFNENGDIESVKQTDAEHTYIGWEINPQGLTDLLVRLDARYENMPPIYITENGAAGNDERVNGQVMDDQRVRYFQGHIEAVHNAVEAGVKVDGYFAWSLMDNFEWAFGYCQRFGIVHVDYTTQERTLKQSAIAYRNMLQERAEENR
- a CDS encoding carbohydrate ABC transporter permease, with amino-acid sequence MPSERTMYIMTKILMVMLGILLIVSAIITVFPFVWSALLSTRDRSEIFGSGISFAIGDSLMVNYAKLLEIMPFWKAMFNSIYVAFLGTTISLLFCSMGGYAFAVFKFRGKNVLFGMLVGSMAIPPVLSLIPYFMIVKFLGLLDNHMAVWLPFTTTPFGIFLMRQHVIASIPKELLEAAKLDGAGEFRTYWSVVLPLMKPALATLAIVQFVFFWNMFMQPLVVLNNPDNYVITQALRSVQGIPNTPWGAVMLGTTISILPLVITYLFASKQMISGLTSGAVKG